Within the Serratia sp. UGAL515B_01 genome, the region TGTTAAAACAGGGTTTTTCCAACGGGAATACCAAACGCCCCAATCGCGAAACCGGGGGTGACAGACGCACATCGGGCGTAGGCGGCAGCAGCTGTTGCTCTAAAGCACGCTGGCGTTGCTGTTGCAGAATAAGTTGTTCGTTGTTATTGGTATCAGCGGCAGAGAATGCCAGAGGTGAAACCATCAAAAGCAAAGGGGTAACCATCACGCAGGCATGAGAACCGCGCAGAAAACGGGGGACAACATCAAACAATCCTTGCGAGAAAACGCTTATTATTCACGTGTGAAAATTCGCGCGAATATTAACCATGTAAGGGGGTGTTTGCAATATAAATCCTCATGTTTGCTCAAGACAGCTCTGGGTAACAAGAAGTTACCAAACTGCAAAATTTTTAACGAATCACAAGGAGTTTTTATCACTAGACGCTTAATGTAACCCAGCTTAACGGGCCGTTTTCTGTATGCCAACCAACAAGCCAGTAGCCGTCGCTACTGGCTTGTATCGCTAACTCAAATCTGAGCCATTACTGGCAATCACCTTCTTATACCAGTAGAATGATTTTTTTCTCGTTCTGGCTAAAGACCCTTTCCCTTGATCATCGCGATCGACATAGACGAAGCCATAACGTTTGCTCATTTCCCCGGTGGAAGCCGAGACCAGATCAATACAGCCCCAAGAGGTGTAGCCCATCAGCGGGATGCCATCCTCAATAGCCTCTGCCATAGCTTTGATATGCTCACGTAGGTAGCTGATACGGTATTCATCGTCAATTTCCCCTAGCTCATTGATTTTGTCTTTCGCACCCAAACCGTTTTCTACCAGAAATAGTGGTTTCTGATAGCGGTCATACATCATGTTCATAGTGATACGCAGGCCTAAAGGATCGATCCCCCACCCCCACTCGCTGACCTGAATATGTGGATTTCTCAGAGACTTGACGACATTGGCTGCAATGCTGTTTTGCTCATTCATCTCAGCCGAGGCACAGCGGGATGCGTAGTAACTGAAAGAGACAAAATCGACGCTGTTTTTGAGGATCTCGCTATCCCCCTCCTCCATCTGTACCGTGATGCCCTTTTCGCTAAACAGACGTTTGGTGTACGAGGGATAGGCCCCACGAGCCTGCACATCGATGAAAAACAGGTTTTCGCGGTCTTTTTCCAGCGCGGCCCACACGTCTGCTGGCTTGCATGACCACGGGTAGAAATTCCCGCCCGCCAACATACACCCAACCTGATTTTCTGGGTTAACTTCATGGGCAATTTTAGTCGCCAAGGCGCTCGCTAAGAGTTCGTGATGAGCCGCTTGATATTTCACCTGTTCTTGATTATCGCCTGGCTCAAAAACCAGTCCCGCACCAGAGAACGGACTGTGCAGGAGAATATTAATTTCATTAAACGTTAGCCAGTATTTCACCAGTCCATCAAAAGCCTCAAAACAGGTACGGGCATAGTGGATGAAGAACTCCACCATTTGCCGGTTACGCCACGAACCGTATTCGCGAACCAAATGCATTGGCACATCAAAATGGCACAGCGTCACCAACGGCTCAATGCCATACTTTTTGCATTCGGCAAACACGCCACGATAAAAGCCGATACCCTGCGCATTGGGCACCATTTCGTCGCCGTTAGGGAATATACGGCTCCAGGCGATTGAGGTTCGAAATACGCGGAACCCCATCTCCGCCATTAAGGCTATGTCTTCTTTATAACGATGGTAAAAATCGATACCCAGATGGCTGGGATAGAACTCATCCTCACGCAAGGTAAAGCGTTTTTCCTGACCCAGTTTTACCGCTAGCCGCGCTTTACCATGAGGGATCATGTCAACCGTCGTCAGCCCTTTGCCACCTTCCAGATAAGCGCCTTCAGCCTGGTTAGCCGCTAACGCACCACCCCATAAAAAATCCGCGGGGAAAACAGATGCTGGCATAAGATACCTCTTCATAATTGTTTTTTTACAATAGGTTACATAGATAATGCGGGGGCCGGCTTGGCGGTTTCACTTTCCACCTCTTCGGCAGGAATATCTTCAAATCCCAGTAGCAGCGTCAGTACAAAGGAAAGCATAACGGCCAGGATCATTACGCCAAATACCCAGACAATGGTCATTGGACTTGATGGATCGAAAAACTGTACGCTGGTAAATAGCCCCGGTGAAGCCATCGAGTGGCTTGCCAATCCGGCAATTCCGGCAACACCACCACAGACAAAACCACTGATCAGTGCAGCAATCAGTGGACGTTTCAGGCGTATTGCCACACCGTAAAGTGCGGGTTCAGAAATACCGGCAACGATGGCTGACGCCGCTGCGGCTAACGCAGTTTGGCGCAACTCCGGATTTTTGGTGCGCCAGGCAACCGCCAACGATGAGCCTCCCAGAGAGAGATTGGCACCAATCTCTGATGGCATCACCATGCCCTCCTTGCCGGTTTCTGCAATAGTCTGAATGATGGTTGGGGTAAACACGCGGTGCATCCCTGTCATCACCAACAGCGGCCATAGTCCGCCCATAATGGCGACGGATAGCCAACCCAGATAGTTATGCACGGTGAATACCAGTGCAGAAATGCCACTGCCGATCCAGATCCCTAATGGACCAATCAGCATGATGGCGATTGGGGCAGCGATAAGTACAATCAGCATCGGTTTGAGGAAGTTTTTGGTTACGGCTGGCGTGATGCGGTCGACCCATCTTTCAATGTAGGAGAGTAACCAGGTCATGCACAGCGCTGGAATAACCGTGTAGGTGTATTTCACTGCGGTAACGGATAAGCCGACAAATTCAACTTGCTGCCCCTGCGCCGCTTTGGCCATTAAATCGATAAAAGTTGGATGAACCAGCACCCCGGCAATCGCAATAGCTAACGACATATTGGCTTTGAACTTTATGGCCGCGGAAGCAGCAACCATCACCGGTAAGAAGAAGAAAGCGCCATCGCCGATCACGTTAAGAATAATAAGTGTCGAAGAGCCTTTGCTAAATACACCGGTCATATCCAGTATCATCGCGAGCAGTTTAACCATCGAGCCACCAATAATCGCAGGGATCAACGGTGACATGGTGCCGATCAGTGCATCTAAAATCCCGGCACCAATGCGTTTCAAGGTGATGCGGTTTTTCACTGGTGCAGATTGCTGTTCCACAGCACCGTCAGGTAGTCGTTTCAGTACTTCGGCATACGCCTGCGAAACCGTGTTTCCGATGATCACCTGACACTGCTTCTCGCTTCTCACCACACCCAGCACGCCGCTGATCGCCTTCAGCCTGGCACTATCGATAAGGCTATCGTCGTTAAGCACAAAGCGCAGCCGCGTCATGCAATGAGTTACCGCTGCGATGTTATTCGCGCCCCCCACTGCATCCACTATTGATTGTGATACCGTCGCATAATTCTTAGACATGAGGACAACTCTCATAAATAGGTAACCGGTTTCACATATAATTGTTAAATGCATATTTAAATATCAATATATAAATTTTTAAATTATCAGATATGTGATGGTGATCTTTCGATAATCTGCGCATTGGCCTGCCTAGCCTCTGCCAGTGTGTATATACTCGCCATACTTCGAGCTGCTTGTATGTTGGTTTTCGGGGCCGCGTTAGCCAAAGAACGATTGGTTGTTGCGTTGCCGCCTTTCTGCAACTCGAACTCTTTAGCGTGTAGAATATGACTAGTTTTCAAGGAACCGGGAAAAAGCTATGTCTACAATGCAGGAAGTGGCCAAGAAAGCGGGCGTGTCAAAAGCCACTGTTTCACGTGTTCTTTCCGGTAAGGGGTACGTCAGCGAAGCAACCAAAAACCAGGTATACAAAGCGATCGAAGAGGCAGGGTACCGCCCTAATTTGCTGGCAAGAAATCTGGCAACCAATAAATCTCAATGTATCGGTCTGGTGGTGACCAATACGCTGTACAACGGTAATTACTTTGGCGAGTTAATCTCTCAGGCGGCGCAAAAGCTGGAAAATAATGGGCGCCAACTCATTTTGGTTGACGGGAAACACAGCGCAGAGGAAGAGCAGGCGGCGATCCAATTTCTGCTCGATTTACGCTGTGATGCCATCATCATCTATCCCCGTTTCCTCACCGTCGATGTGATGGATGATATTATTGAGCAATATAAACAACCCATAATGGTGGTTAACCGCAGGCTAAAAAAGCATCAGAGCCACTGTATTCGCTGCAACCATAAAGGTGCCAGTTTTAACGCGGCAAAATACCTGATTGAGCAAGGCCACCACGATATTGCTTTTATTACCGGCTCGCTGGATTCGCCCACTGCCATCGAACGACTTTCTGGCTACAAAGAGGCGTTAATTCATTATGGTATTACGCCGCAGGATAGCCTGATCATAAAGGGAAAATGGACACCGAACAGCGGTGCCACAGCAATCAAATCGTTGCTAGACCAGCAGGTCGTCTTTAGCGCAGTCTTAGCCAGCAATGATGACATGGCCATTGGCGCTATCAAACAATTAAACGAGGCGGGCATGACCGTACCAGGTAACGTCTCTGTTATCGGTTTCGATAACATTCCTACCGCGCCATACCTGATACCTGCATTATCCAGCGTTAAAGATCCGGTTAGCGATATGAT harbors:
- a CDS encoding 6-phospho-beta-glucosidase yields the protein MPASVFPADFLWGGALAANQAEGAYLEGGKGLTTVDMIPHGKARLAVKLGQEKRFTLREDEFYPSHLGIDFYHRYKEDIALMAEMGFRVFRTSIAWSRIFPNGDEMVPNAQGIGFYRGVFAECKKYGIEPLVTLCHFDVPMHLVREYGSWRNRQMVEFFIHYARTCFEAFDGLVKYWLTFNEINILLHSPFSGAGLVFEPGDNQEQVKYQAAHHELLASALATKIAHEVNPENQVGCMLAGGNFYPWSCKPADVWAALEKDRENLFFIDVQARGAYPSYTKRLFSEKGITVQMEEGDSEILKNSVDFVSFSYYASRCASAEMNEQNSIAANVVKSLRNPHIQVSEWGWGIDPLGLRITMNMMYDRYQKPLFLVENGLGAKDKINELGEIDDEYRISYLREHIKAMAEAIEDGIPLMGYTSWGCIDLVSASTGEMSKRYGFVYVDRDDQGKGSLARTRKKSFYWYKKVIASNGSDLS
- the ascF gene encoding PTS cellobiose/arbutin/salicin transporter subunit IIBC, which gives rise to MSKNYATVSQSIVDAVGGANNIAAVTHCMTRLRFVLNDDSLIDSARLKAISGVLGVVRSEKQCQVIIGNTVSQAYAEVLKRLPDGAVEQQSAPVKNRITLKRIGAGILDALIGTMSPLIPAIIGGSMVKLLAMILDMTGVFSKGSSTLIILNVIGDGAFFFLPVMVAASAAIKFKANMSLAIAIAGVLVHPTFIDLMAKAAQGQQVEFVGLSVTAVKYTYTVIPALCMTWLLSYIERWVDRITPAVTKNFLKPMLIVLIAAPIAIMLIGPLGIWIGSGISALVFTVHNYLGWLSVAIMGGLWPLLVMTGMHRVFTPTIIQTIAETGKEGMVMPSEIGANLSLGGSSLAVAWRTKNPELRQTALAAAASAIVAGISEPALYGVAIRLKRPLIAALISGFVCGGVAGIAGLASHSMASPGLFTSVQFFDPSSPMTIVWVFGVMILAVMLSFVLTLLLGFEDIPAEEVESETAKPAPALSM
- a CDS encoding LacI family DNA-binding transcriptional regulator, which produces MSTMQEVAKKAGVSKATVSRVLSGKGYVSEATKNQVYKAIEEAGYRPNLLARNLATNKSQCIGLVVTNTLYNGNYFGELISQAAQKLENNGRQLILVDGKHSAEEEQAAIQFLLDLRCDAIIIYPRFLTVDVMDDIIEQYKQPIMVVNRRLKKHQSHCIRCNHKGASFNAAKYLIEQGHHDIAFITGSLDSPTAIERLSGYKEALIHYGITPQDSLIIKGKWTPNSGATAIKSLLDQQVVFSAVLASNDDMAIGAIKQLNEAGMTVPGNVSVIGFDNIPTAPYLIPALSSVKDPVSDMMNEVIDRLISMLDGGYLSKVNVFTSELMLRDSVSHGPFWGQ